Below is a genomic region from Escherichia ruysiae.
CCACAGCTCATCAATGGTGCTGTCTATGCTGTCGGCCTTTTTGTCGCCTTTCGCACTGGCATCCACGCCGCGATAACGCTCATAAAGCGACGCGGTCGCCATCGCACACACGGCGCGCTCGTAGTAAAAAACCTTGATGCTTTCACCGTCGATGTCGTCCGCCGGGACGTCCGCCAGACGCGTAAAACCGGCGGCAATTTTCTGTTCGCGATACTCGTACAGCTCCGCATTCGTCTCCGCCATGCCTGACTTGATGGCCTCTCGCAGACGGGCGGGGGCGACGGTCTGCTCAAGGCGCATACGTTCCCGGATGCGCTTCGGGTCGATATCGGGAAAAAAGAACGTGTTTTTAATCACCGGCTCGTCGCCTGCCGGTTGCGGGATGACCACCGTACCCTCACCGGGCACGGGAGCCTCCTTTCGCGGAATAATCAGCGTCATCATGACTACCTCTGAAAAGTCGGGCGGTGGACGCCGGTGCAGTGTCAGGTGATTCACCCTCACTGACCGGCGTGCCGCCCTGGCGCGGGGCGCATTCGGTTGTTAACTGGCTTTCTTTTTCGGGCGTCCACGTTTTGCCGGTGTCGCACTCCGGGTCTTACGCGGGGCGCGGGTGACCGCTTTTGGCTCCGGCTTCGGTTTCAGCTCCCGCTCCAGTCGTTCAATCTCTTTTTTGACGCCTGCCTGACAGTCGAGCTGTGTCGCACGTTGCAGGTGTGCCAGCGCACCGGCGGCATCACCACCGTCACGCAGAAACAGACCGGTGATTTTGTGCAGCTTTGCGCGCACTTCATCAGGCATGTCAGCCGTGGCGGTCAGTTCAAGGGTGTCCGTCAGCAGGCGGGGATCCACAGACTCACCGGCAACGTGGGCGCGCATGGCCGCGAGCGCCACCTCCTCGGTGAACATGTACGGCGGGGTGCGGCGGTGTTTACCCGGCATGGTCAGACCGTACTTCAGGGCATAACGGGCAATCTCCAGCGCACCGGCAATATCGCCGGTATCCAGACGCCACAGCATGACTGTCATCAGAATGTCATCCTGTGCACCTTTGCCCTGCTCCAGTACGCCGTTCACCCACGGCAACCAGAACGGCAGCAGTTCGCGTTTTTTTGCGGCCTTCAGCTCTTTTGAATAAATCGCTTTCAGTGTGCGCTGGTCTGCGGCGAGCTTGACCAGCATCTGCTCATAGACAGTTGCATGTCGCAGCGGGGCGGCTTCCCGCTGCGCGGTCATCGCTGCCGAGACCCGCATCATGTGGCGCTGTGCGGGACTCGTCATCGGTTACGCTCCCGGCTCTGCGGTCGCCTTAGCCGGTGTGGAGAAATCACCGACCTTAATTTTTTCCACCAGACAACCGGCGGCGTAGTCTTCCACCACGTAATCAATGTTCATTGACTCGTAGTTCTCCACGCGGTCGAGTTTCGGGTTTTCCTCAATCACGCGGCGATGGCTGTCATCCATGTAGTAGATGGACAGGTTTTCCAGCTTCGTGATGAGCATCGCATCCGCCGGGAAGTACGGGACGCGTACCGCCGGCAGGTTACCGATGCGTTTCTGGCTGATGATGACGTCAGCGGCCAGCATCTCGCTGTTGTCCTGCTCCTTGTTAACGATGGGGAAATACTTGTCCGCCAGTAGCTGACGCCCCACAATCACCACAAGGTCAGGGTCTTCCTGATACCACGGTTCAATCAGGTTGTTGGTCGCATCCATCACCAGTGCATCAAGGCTGGCATAATCACCGCCCTTACCCACGCGGATGACCTCAGAGGTGGTGTGCCCTTCCTCGTCAGTGACCTTGCTCATCACGCGCGCCGGGGCTTCATTGCGGTATTTCTGCAGCCAGCCGACCGCCACATCCTGCAGCATCGGATTGCTGCTGCGGTC
It encodes:
- a CDS encoding phage major capsid protein, P2 family: MRQETRFKFNAYLSRVAELNGIDAGDVSKKFTVEPSVTQTLMNTMQESSDFLTRINIVPVSEMKGEKIGIGVTGSIASTTDTAGGTERQPKDFSKLASNKYECDQINFDFYIRYKTLDLWARYQDFQLRVRNAIIKRQSLDLIMAGFNGVRRAETSDRSSNPMLQDVAVGWLQKYRNEAPARVMSKVTDEEGHTTSEVIRVGKGGDYASLDALVMDATNNLIEPWYQEDPDLVVIVGRQLLADKYFPIVNKEQDNSEMLAADVIISQKRIGNLPAVRVPYFPADAMLITKLENLSIYYMDDSHRRVIEENPKLDRVENYESMNIDYVVEDYAAGCLVEKIKVGDFSTPAKATAEPGA
- a CDS encoding head completion/stabilization protein, which translates into the protein MMTLIIPRKEAPVPGEGTVVIPQPAGDEPVIKNTFFFPDIDPKRIRERMRLEQTVAPARLREAIKSGMAETNAELYEYREQKIAAGFTRLADVPADDIDGESIKVFYYERAVCAMATASLYERYRGVDASAKGDKKADSIDSTIDELWRDMRWAVARIQDKPRCIVSQI
- a CDS encoding phage terminase small subunit, whose amino-acid sequence is MTSPAQRHMMRVSAAMTAQREAAPLRHATVYEQMLVKLAADQRTLKAIYSKELKAAKKRELLPFWLPWVNGVLEQGKGAQDDILMTVMLWRLDTGDIAGALEIARYALKYGLTMPGKHRRTPPYMFTEEVALAAMRAHVAGESVDPRLLTDTLELTATADMPDEVRAKLHKITGLFLRDGGDAAGALAHLQRATQLDCQAGVKKEIERLERELKPKPEPKAVTRAPRKTRSATPAKRGRPKKKAS